The genome window CGAACAGGTGCTCATGAACCTCGCCGTCAACGCGCGCGACGCCATGCCCGAGGGCGGAAGGCTCACCGTCAGGACGGCCAACGCCTCGTTCGACGAGGAGGCTGCAACACTGTTTCACAACGGACGGCGCGGAAACTTCGTCCTGCTGAGCGTGGAGGATACGGGCGAAGGCATCGACCGGGCGGCGATGGAGCACATCTTCGACCCCTTCTTCACGACCAAGGAGGCCGACAAGGGCACGGGCCTGGGCCTCTCGGTCGTCTACGGCATCATAAAGCAGCACAACGGCTGGATAGACTGCCGCAGCGAGCGGCACAAGGGCACGGTCTTCGACATCTACCTCCCGGCCTACGACGTCAAGCCCGAGGGGGTCTCGCCCCCAAGCGAAAGGGAAGCGGGCGAGCTCTGCGGCTCGGGCGAGCCGATCCTCGTGGTCGAGGACGAGGCCAATCTCCGCGAGTTCATGACGAGACTGCTCAGGGAAAAGGGCTTCCGCGTCCTGCCGGCCGGCAGCGCCGCCGAGGCCGGCAAGATCGTGAAAGCCGAGAGCGAGCCCATCAGGATCGTCATAAGCGACGTCATACTGCCCGACCAGACGGGGGTGAACCTCGCCGACAGCCTCACAAGGGAGCATCCCTGGCTCAATATACTACTCATGAGCGGCTACTCGGAGCGCCGCATCGACTGGGACGAGCTGCGGCGCAAGGGGTACCGCTTCCTGCAGAAACCCTTCTCTCCCTCCCAACTGCTCGCCGCCGTGGTCGAGATGACAAAGCGCTGATCCCTGCCCGGGCCCGGGGGCGCCGGGCGCCGCTGCGGCGATTCGGCGGGCAAGGGAGCATTTGCGCCGCACCGCAGCGGCCCCCAGATCGCCCACACCGACCGCAACCCCCGCGAATTTCAAGAACAATCACTCCTGCACAGAACCTGGCACGATATTTGCTTGTGTTGCATTTGCCGAAATCGGGTATATGCTTATATAATGACTCAGCGGAGGGGTGGGTCTTGAGGCAAAGCAGGGGCTTTAAGATGAACGCAGGGCAGTCCTTAACGTAATCTCTTAGCGAGGAGGTAGAGATGAAAAGAAAGCTGGTCTATTCGTTTATTGCGCTGCTTGTGGTGGGCTTCACGGCGGAGAAGAGCTTCGCCGAGCTCGGCGGACAGGTCTTTTACCGCTTCGGCTACGCCAAGCTCTCCGACAACAGGGGCGGCGAGGTCTTCACCGACACCCTCAACGGCGCATCGGCCGTGACCGGTGTTACGGCAAGCAACGACGACGACGCCGGGTGGGCCATAAGCGCCGGCCTCGACGTGCCGCTCACCAAGCTCGGCGGCGCCACGCTCCTCGGCGAGGTGATGGTCGAGTACGCCAGGTTCTCGGACAAAAAGGTAGTACAGACGACCAACGCCCTGCTCGTGCTCGACGGGGCGGCCACCCTCAAGACCGAGGAAGTGACCGTCTCCGAGCTCCAGGTGGCCGTGGCCCCCAAGATACGTTTCGAGGCGATGAACGGAAAGGTGCGGCCCTGGATAATCCCCGCGGGTCTCGCCTTCCTCGTAAACTCCCCGCCCTCCAACGACACCACCTACCTCTCCATCGGCTACCACGTGGGCGCCGGCGTGGAGTACAGGGTCGTCGACCTTCTGAGCGTGGGAGTGGACGGCCGCTATACCTTCGCCTCCAACGACGCCGACACCGAGACCTCTTACGGCACGGTATCCCTTTATGTAGGCATCAACTTCTAACACCGCACCGGCGGCCAAACCGTAACAGCCCCTCCCCGCGGGCCCGGGGAGGTCCTTCAACGACGCCCCCGGGCCCCACCCTCCGCACGCGGCGGCCCGCGCCACCGGCCGCCGCCCCCCTCCGGGGGGCATTTCCATGGAAACTCTGACTAATTACACTGAGGGAACCTTTTTGTAAAAAGGTTCCCTCAGACTCCCTCCAAAAACTTTTAACGCGAGTTGGTTTCCCCCGGGGTAATTAATCAGTATCCACGGAAGTCCTGATTTCCCGCGGCGGCACTATCTCGTCGAGGAAGGAGACTCCCCGGTCCGGCGGCGCAACGCCGAGGGCCGCCGCGGCCGTTGCGGCCACGTCGGCGAAGCTCTCCCGCGTGCCGAGGTCCACGCCGCGCCGCAAGGCGGGACCGTGGACGAGCAGGGGCACGTACTCGCGCGAGTGGTCCGTCGAGGGCGTGGTCGGGTCGCAGCCGTGGTCGGCCGTGACGACGAGCATGTCGTCGCCGCGCAGTCTCGACGTTATCTCCGCAAGCCCCGCGTCCACGGCCTCCAGCGCCGCTGCGTAACCCCTGGGGTCGTTGCGGTGGCCGTAGAGCGTGTCGAGGTCCACGAGGTTGGTGAAGACAAGCCCCCTCTCCACCGCCGCCATGACCTCCACGGTCCGCTCTATCCCCTCGGCGTCCGACTTCGTCGGATACTCGGCGCTCGTGCCCCTGTGGGCGAAGATGTCGCCTATCTTGCCGACGGCCATGACGTCAAGCCCCGCCTCCTTCACGGCGTCGAGGAGGGTGGGCCGCGGCGGGGCCATGGAAAAGTCCTTGCGAATGGGCAGCCGCGTAAAGGAGCCCGGACGACCGGTGAAGGGACGGGCTATGACGCGGGCGACGCCGTAATCGTCGGCGAGGGGGCGCACGCTCCGGCACAGCTCGTAGAGGCGCTCCGGCGCCATCACATCGACGTGAGCGGCCACCTGGAAGACGCTGTCGGCCGACGTGTAGACGATGGGCCTGCCTGTGGCCAGGTGCTCGCGGCCGAGCTCCTCTATTATCTCCGTGCCCGAGGCCGGCCTGTTGCCGAGCCAGCCCAGGCCGGTGATGCGCTCGAAACGCTCCATCATCTCCCCGGGAAACCCATGGGGGAAGGTCGGCGGCGGCCGGTCCGTGACGACGCCGGCTATCTCCCAGTGGCCCGTGGAGGTGTCCTTTCCCCTGGAGGCCTCGGCCATGCGGCCGTAGCAGCCCAGGGGCCGCCCGACCCTCCCGAGCGCATCCACCCCCTCTATGTTGCCGAGCCCCAGGGCCTCGAGGTTC of Deltaproteobacteria bacterium contains these proteins:
- a CDS encoding phosphopentomutase, whose amino-acid sequence is MVTVDGLGIGALPDASCYGDEGSHTFDNTARAVGGIGAANLEALGLGNIEGVDALGRVGRPLGCYGRMAEASRGKDTSTGHWEIAGVVTDRPPPTFPHGFPGEMMERFERITGLGWLGNRPASGTEIIEELGREHLATGRPIVYTSADSVFQVAAHVDVMAPERLYELCRSVRPLADDYGVARVIARPFTGRPGSFTRLPIRKDFSMAPPRPTLLDAVKEAGLDVMAVGKIGDIFAHRGTSAEYPTKSDAEGIERTVEVMAAVERGLVFTNLVDLDTLYGHRNDPRGYAAALEAVDAGLAEITSRLRGDDMLVVTADHGCDPTTPSTDHSREYVPLLVHGPALRRGVDLGTRESFADVAATAAAALGVAPPDRGVSFLDEIVPPREIRTSVDTD